atatatatatatatatatatatatatatatatagaagtgATGATTAGATGGAGTTGGAAACATCATTTTTAGGGTACTATAAATATATTAACATAGACAAAATTTCTAACATTGTGACATTGTACTAAAACTACTCTTAATAGTTGCCAACAATTGACAGGACAAGATAGAAACTAATCTTTAATTTACTGAAATACATGCATATATAATTCATACTATAAGCATTAAATAAAATGTTGACACTGTGATCAGAAGGAATACTACTCTAGCATACAACAAAAATTTCTTATTATCTCCACCAAACGACGTCAAATTTTCATCCTTATTAGGAATTTTCGATTCTGGAGCAGGACGACTGCCCAGAATTGCTGGCGATTGAATCGAAGGGTTATTTTTGTCATCTCGGGTTGAATTTAGAACTGGAATATCATCCATATTTGGTGGTAAGGGCAAGACTAAATCCTTTGGCACAGATGGTAGTGGTGATGGAGGTGGCTCCTTTGGAGGCAAAAAAATTGGCACTGGTCTACTTGGTGGAGGCTTCATTTCTTGTACTGGACTAAACATTGCTTGAGGTGCtacaaaaaaattataaaaataaattagctCCAAAATTAGATGCCTTGCCGCAAAAGGTGTCATCTGACACTGTTtcgcaaaaagaaaaaaaaaaagaaaaaaaaaaagaaagtataTGTATAAGTAGTACTTGCTCTATTTCGTTTTATATGTCTTATTTTGACTGTGTACGAAGctcaagaaagaaaaatgaatttttaaatcACATGACCTTCAATTAAATGTGTGTATGATCTATAACATACTTATCAAAGTAGCCTTTGAATCTAGTGGTCTTAATTAAACATGCCTAGTTATTTGTATAAGGAAATTCATTAAGGATAAAATGAGCGGTGAAAGTCATTTTTTCTAAAACAGACAAAAAAAGCAAAACACATAAATTTAAATGGAGAaagtatttttttgtttttggtataaATACATTGTGTGTATATATGTTTATACAATAAGCATTTGAAAATAATGGAAATGGAAAATCAATTTGGAACAAGAAATGAAGCCTTAGAACCCCCACAATCCTAAATTCAAACTCATATATAAACTAGTCGAGTTGTAATAATAAGCCGACATTGCTTTGTAAAAAATTCTGCATATGCCACTGAGACCCCGAAGATTCATAACAAGCACAGAATTGAAAGAAGAATTGGAACTAAGAGAGAGATTATATATTACCTTGGCATTGAGTCAATGGAGGTATTGAAATGAAACAATTAGACAAAGGCAGAACAAGTGAGGTTGTTATAAGAGGACTAGACGAGCCTAATATCGCGCACAAGCAATAATATCCTGCTTGAATAACTTGATTGAGTGCATTACAACAAGAATCAAAAGAAGCTTGACTTTTGCCTTGATCCAAGCATTGTTCTAAGTCTATCCCTTGGAATGAACATTGTGGCAAATGGCATGTTGCTATTGGCAACAATGTAAcaataataagaagaaaaaatgCAAAAGCCCAAGTAAACTTAGTATGCATTGTCACTAACAAGTAGTAGTTTTCACTTAAACAGCATAAACGCCGGATGCTTCGTGAATTAGGCTGATGAAGTTTTTAGGACTAACATGACATGAATTTATGGTTTGTATTCATGAGTTGTTTGGCATGCTTGTGACCTACTCAGATCATGCAGATTgtgtgtttcttttttttttttttttttttttttgcagtttATATTCATGCTAACAATGTTGAATGAAGATGAGCACAATATTGCATTTCTTTGGTCATAATTTTACACTTAGAAATTAATCAGATGGACTAAAGTCAAACTCATTGAGAAAGAGTGCtggaacattctttttgtcttgttGCACAATTTTGTCTTAATTGCGGTattgaagaattaacctaaatcgCCACTCACTCAActgtttaaattaaaaatagtttgcggatgtataatatatgtataatccatatctaatatatatacagtcatatataattaatgtataatctatgtataccggCTAGAAAAAATAAACAGTAAATTAAACCGGCTATTATTGTAAATTTGAAATCTTATTAACCTTATCTTTTAAGGACAATTAGGTTGTCCAAGCTCCTCTACTTTTGGTTCATACTTGCATTACCATACAAGTCACTAATAAGAGCAAAACAAACTTCCAATAAAATTTGACTGTTTCTATCTTGTTTTAGGGTAAATGGTCTTACACCATTTTTTTTCCACCCGGTGTTTGGTACCCGCATTAgagcccgactatatccggattcgtACAACATAGGACTGTATTCAGGGGGAAACGCTCTTTATCAAAGATTTTTCCTTACCAGGGCTCAAACCTGAGACCCCTGGGCCCTGGTTAAGGAAAAAGCAACACATCCGCTATCCTACATCCTTGGTGGTTACTCCATTCCTTTAAGTTTATGCTAATCTATTTCCTTTTAAGTTTGTTCGGAAAACTAAATTttaaatttcgaaaataatttcACGTAAAACTTTTAGTTTATTGTATAACAAACTTTTATAGTTACATAAATATTATAATATGTGTAAGTCCATAAAAGTTTCAGAAACTTTATAGACACGCTTcatttatgaaataaaagtttAAGATCACAAAATTTTGAaagtttttatttctttcttaaatttcgtgcccaatcaaatataattatataaaataaaacgGGGGAGACAATTAGCATGCACCCACCAAGTGAAGCATAGCAAACTCGTTTTTGTTCTCAAATTTCTCCAATTGAAAAATAACAAACGCCCAAATTCAATTAATTCAAAGGTCCCAAATAATACAACAAAAAGTACATAATCTCCTTAATATTCTATATTACATCAATATCATAACTTCACAAATGAAAGAATATTTCTTAATATTATAATAAAAATCTCATAATATTGCACACAAATTAACTAATTTTGGTGTCTTATCATCTCAaactaatataaaataaaaccaaTTGCACCAAATGCAACAAGGAGGAATAATGGTGAAAAACCATAGCTAAGAGAAGGGGCAGCTGATGGCGTAACAGGATTTTGACGACGGCCGGAATTCGTCACGGATGGAGATGTAGGAGTTACAGTAGGAACTGTCTCAGCTTCTGGTGCCAAAGTTGGTGACATTGGTTGGGAATCAGTCACATCTGTGCAAATTGTTATCAAGTTAAAATCATAGAATCCATAAAAATTTAATCTATGCTGGTCAGATCATCTAAAATATCGTTTCACCCGTGTCGAATCCTCCAAAAATAAATGACTTTTGGAGAATCTTATACACACTCAGCACGATTTTTGAAGGATCCGAGCACATAACTTTTTAAGAAGTTAGTATCGACAAATGTATGTATAATCATGTGTAATCagtgtataatctatgtatatcgactagaaaaaataaagaagtaaTTCCGACCGGCTATTTATGTAAAGATTCCAAAATTATATTAATACCTTTAGGACTACGAGATGGACTGGGAGCAGATGTTGGTGAAGAACTTGGAGCATCAGCACCAGAAGGACCTAGTTGACACAAAAAAAAGTATTAAATTCACATAATTTTTCAAGGCAATTCTAGATAATAAAATCCTTGAAATGGACATTAATATTACTAAAAAATTATGACATGAAATTGGTAAATATGTACCTGGAGCCGCTGCAGGTGGACTTGAGGCTGCAATCAAAAAAATCACTAAGGGTGTTAGTAACCATTGAAAATTTTGTAACAATAAGGCTAAAAATGTAAATATAAACATAATAGTCCTCTTAAATTTTCTTATTTGTAAAACAAGTCGAGGAATGAAGGGGAGTGTTGGCGCATCAGTAAAAGTTGCGCGTCGTGACTAGGAGGCTAGGGATTTAAGTGGCGAaaacagtctcttgcagaaatATAAGATAAGCATACATAAGACCCAATGTGGTCCAACCAGAGGCAAACCCAAGATTTGAAGGTTGTAGTTGCACTTTTGAATTTAACCAAAATCTGCTTTGTAAAgacatatgcatgtatatatataatttttgccAACTTTTAGAGTGTCGGTGACCCTCTCTTTACAGCATAGGTCCGCCTCTAGGCCCAACCTTTCTCGAATTCCATGCATAATAGGAGCTTAATATATCAAGCCGCTCTTTTGATTAGAGGAATGTAGTGGCTCAAACTTTGAGTTTATCCAACACAATTAAAGGACAACCCGAAGCACTAAGCTCTCACTACGCGcgaggtccggggaagggccgaatcacaagggtctattgtacgcagccttaccctgcatttctgcaggaggctgtttccacggctcgaacacgtgacctcctggtcacatgacaccAATTTCACCAGTTACGGCAAAGCTCCCCTTCTTAATCCAACACAACTATGCAActaaaaatggaaagaaatggtGTCCATTTCCTTCTTTTCAAAACTTACAAACATTTGATGTcttttctattatagtttaatcaTAAAATTTTTACCTTTGCATTGGAATGGAACAGCAGCCATATTACAAGCACGAGGAAGAGACATAGTTGCATTCGGATTGATTGGAATTTGAAAAGGAATGCCACCAGTTGCAATAACACAAAGACAAGCAGTGCCATTACTCATCAAAGTTTTAAGTGCAGTGCAACATCCTGCAGATGGGGTTGTCCCATTGCCACTGCTGTTGGCCAAGAAACTCAAACAAGGAGTGAAACTTGTCAACATCGTCGACGTGCAAGGGGAAGTTGGAAATTGGGCATTAATAGGTAGAGCTGCTAAGACGACGCAAGAAAGAAACATAACTAGAAATAAAACAGAGTTGTGAAAAGCCATTGTACTAAAAGAgagttttttgtttttgtttttgtttatgtTTTGTTAATGTGATTTGTTTGAGGAATTTTGATGGTTGGAATGGTTAAGTGAGGAGAAAGAAGAGGGAATATATATAGAAGAAATGTATAAAAGAGAAATGTAGCTACGTTGTTGATGAATAAGTAGGTGATGAAGTTTAACTACTATAACAAACTTTTTTGTCAAATTCTTCAATAGTTTTACTGACTTGTTGGCTTTGCTTGCCGTGGTCTAATTGTTGTTTTTGCCTTTGAATTCTGCCACAGCCAATGGAGAGGGTTCAACTGAATCCCCTTCGTTAAAATATTAGACTGTAAAAATAGAACAAAAGTAACTTTTTTTTCCTATATACATAAAATTTTGAATCCCCTTAAAGGGAAGTTTTCATTTGTAGTGGCAAAGATAATTCAAAAATTACTATTTGGCGCATGTTCGAAAATTTTGAATTCCTTTGTTAAAATTCTTGGCTCCGTCACTGCGTTGAAGGGGCCGGTCACTTTTAGACATGGCATTGAACGAACAAACAAATGCATGACATGTGACATTATCTTGCAATTtactactccctctgtttcaaaaAGATTGACATTATTTCCTTATTAGTCCGTATAAAAAAGATTGATATATTTTAATATTTCTTTAATAGGAAGCGTTTATAGCCATATAAATGCAACTGATTTCAAACTATAAGTTTCAAAAATTTTACAACCACACAAATGTTATGACTTATTTAAAACCATATATCTCAAAAGTCTTCCCTACTTTATTAAAGTTTGTGTCAAGTCAAACATGAACAATCCTTTTGAAACGAATATAGTATTAACTTTTACTCGGTCGTAAAAGATAATTATAATGTATCAGATTCCACTATAAATTttttgataaaattaaaatttcTCAAAACAGAAAAGCAAATTTTCTTGAAATGCAAAAATAGAACTTTAATAAAGGTTTTCCAGCATAAGTATAATTTGCCTGTAGGAAAGTTTGAAATAATTGGAATCAGATTCCAATCATAACCTTCTTTAAGTTCATTAAAGTCTTTATCTTTGAATAGCTTTTTAAGTCTTAGCTGTTTTCTATTTACCAGTAAACTAATTGTGATTAAACAAATTGTGGGGTACAATTAGCATGAGTTGGTAACCTGTATAACTAACTATTTTCCAACTTTACCTAATTCATTTGTAAATTATGACAACAAATCATCAACAATTATTTTTCCTTTCCAACTCACCAATTATATGAACATCTTATTTTGACTCTTCATTCTCTATCTTCTATATAAATCAAACCACATTTTCTCTGCACTTCACTACCATTTCTGAGCATCAAACACCAATTAAATGGCAATTCAAAGGAACTCAATGAGTCTTGTTTTCGTTGCGTTAGCGATGATCTGGACAGGAGCTGCAGCTCAATCAAGCGATGACTGCACGAATGTGTTGGTTAGTATGTCGCCTTGCCTGAATTACATCACGGGGAACTCTTCATCGCCGTCCTCAGGATGCTGCACGCAGCTTGGCACGGTGGTTAAAAACAACCCCGAGTGCTTGTGCCAGGTCCTCAACGGTGGTGGTTCCAACCTCGGCCTCAACATTAACCAGACTCAAGCTCTGGCTCTTCCTACTGCTTGCAAAGTTCAGACTCCATCAGTCAGCAAATGCAATGGTAAGAAAGACAATTCATTCTAAAATACTCCTTTCGCTCATTTTATGTATTAATTTGACTAGATACGAAGTTTAAGAATGTAAAGAAGACTTTTGAATCTTGCGTCTTAAACTAAGGAGGTGAGCATCCtctacttccaaccaagaggttgtgagtttgagTCACCCCAAGAGtaaggtggggagttcttggaggaAGGGATGCCgatggtctatcggaaacaacttcTTTACCCCAgggtagggtaaggtctgcgtacacactatcctaaCCAGACCCCACTAGCGGGATTATATTGTTGTCTTAAACTAAAGGTATGTATAATATACCAAAAGTACCCTTTGATATTTGGAACGTTAAACAGTCATTTATGGAGTGTCATCCGTGACGGA
This genomic stretch from Nicotiana sylvestris chromosome 9, ASM39365v2, whole genome shotgun sequence harbors:
- the LOC104219931 gene encoding non-specific lipid transfer protein GPI-anchored 5-like, producing MAIQRNSMSLVFVALAMIWTGAAAQSSDDCTNVLVSMSPCLNYITGNSSSPSSGCCTQLGTVVKNNPECLCQVLNGGGSNLGLNINQTQALALPTACKVQTPSVSKCNAGSPNSSPAGTPSSPGTEASGRGSVPSSEGGSSDATLTKMIGLSFFFLLFISSYASTFTTA
- the LOC104220011 gene encoding non-specific lipid transfer protein GPI-anchored 20-like; this translates as MAFHNSVLFLVMFLSCVVLAALPINAQFPTSPCTSTMLTSFTPCLSFLANSSGNGTTPSAGCCTALKTLMSNGTACLCVIATGGIPFQIPINPNATMSLPRACNMAAVPFQCKASSPPAAAPGPSGADAPSSSPTSAPSPSRSPKDVTDSQPMSPTLAPEAETVPTVTPTSPSVTNSGRRQNPVTPSAAPSLSYGFSPLFLLVAFGAIGFILY